From the Paludibacterium paludis genome, one window contains:
- a CDS encoding phosphate acetyltransferase: MIRDDNAFTDILEQATTLGPLPMAVAHPCSRESLLGAVEAQDHGIAVPVLVAPKAKLATVARELDVDLARFNLVDVPHSHAAAEKAVELVREGSAEILMKGSLHTDELMSEVLARGTGIRTDRRISHVFIMKVESYPRYLFITDAAINIEPDLMAKRDICQNAIDLCHALDIRSPKVAILSAVETITPTIVSTLDAAALCKMADRGQISGAILDGPLAFDNAISSAAADTKGIVSQVAGNPDILLVPDLEAGNMLAKQLTYLAAAASAGIVMGARAPIVLTSRADDANGRLASSAVANLLAHRRRTLGKIA, translated from the coding sequence ATGATTCGCGACGACAACGCATTCACCGACATTCTCGAACAGGCCACCACTCTCGGTCCGCTGCCCATGGCAGTGGCCCACCCTTGCAGCCGTGAATCCCTGCTGGGTGCCGTCGAGGCGCAGGACCACGGCATCGCGGTTCCCGTTCTGGTCGCCCCCAAAGCCAAGCTGGCGACGGTCGCCCGCGAACTGGATGTCGACCTGGCCCGTTTCAATCTGGTCGACGTGCCGCACAGCCACGCGGCAGCAGAAAAAGCGGTCGAACTGGTGCGCGAGGGCTCGGCCGAAATCCTGATGAAAGGCAGCCTGCACACCGATGAACTGATGAGCGAAGTGCTGGCGCGCGGCACCGGCATCCGCACCGACCGGCGCATCAGCCATGTGTTCATCATGAAGGTGGAAAGCTATCCGCGCTACCTGTTCATCACCGACGCCGCGATCAACATCGAGCCCGATCTGATGGCCAAGCGCGACATCTGCCAGAACGCGATCGATCTGTGCCATGCACTGGATATCCGCTCGCCCAAAGTGGCCATCCTGTCGGCGGTGGAAACCATCACGCCGACCATCGTTTCCACGCTGGACGCCGCCGCGCTGTGCAAAATGGCCGACAGGGGGCAGATCAGCGGCGCGATTCTGGACGGCCCGTTGGCTTTTGACAACGCCATTTCCAGCGCGGCCGCCGACACCAAGGGAATCGTTTCCCAGGTGGCTGGCAATCCCGATATTCTGTTGGTGCCCGATCTGGAAGCTGGCAACATGCTGGCCAAACAACTGACTTATCTGGCGGCGGCGGCATCGGCCGGCATCGTGATGGGGGCCCGGGCGCCCATCGTGCTGACCAGCCGCGCCGACGACGCGAACGGACGCCTGGCCTCGTCGGCCGTGGCCAACCTGCTCGCGCACCGCCGCCGCACCCTTGGAAAAATCGCATGA
- the rpsT gene encoding 30S ribosomal protein S20, which yields MANSAQARKRARQALKLRAHNASLRTAFRTAVKKVLKAIEAGDKAAAKVVFQASVSVLDRIADKGVFHKNKAARHKSRLSAQIKAMA from the coding sequence ATGGCAAATAGCGCACAAGCTCGCAAGCGTGCACGCCAGGCTCTCAAGCTGCGCGCGCACAACGCCAGCCTGCGTACTGCGTTCCGTACCGCAGTGAAGAAAGTGCTGAAGGCGATCGAAGCCGGCGACAAGGCCGCCGCCAAGGTGGTATTCCAGGCTTCCGTATCCGTTCTGGACCGCATCGCCGACAAGGGCGTGTTCCACAAGAACAAGGCAGCTCGCCACAAGAGCCGTCTGTCCGCCCAGATCAAGGCCATGGCCTGA
- a CDS encoding acetate/propionate family kinase, with protein MTRSLLAVNAGSATLKFRAYTPDGQQLLVRGMIDRFGETGSTLTLSDAKGARLTSRSLHETGKDAAVAAMINALADQDLQLCAVAHRVVHGGDRFARPQRVTDIVREQLEDYVALAPLHQPVSLGVIDAFTRLDDRLAQIACFDTAFHAGQPEVATRFGIARHWHDEGVRRYGFHGLSYASIARRLPDLGLEDGRVVVCHLGSGASACAIANGQSVASSMGFSAVEGLMMSTRPGSLDPEVVLYWMEHEGMGIREVRRELYKNSGLYGVSGLSADMRELLDNPAPEAREAVELFCYRTAREVGSLAVAMKGLDALIFTAGIGERSPEIRARILKQLSWLGFDLDHHANLSQARRLTTLPSPRHAYMLPTDEEGEMAREAGELLGADLL; from the coding sequence ATGACCCGATCCTTGCTGGCGGTGAATGCCGGCTCCGCCACACTGAAATTCCGCGCCTACACGCCCGACGGGCAACAGCTCCTGGTGCGCGGCATGATCGACCGCTTCGGGGAAACAGGCAGCACGCTGACGCTCAGCGACGCCAAGGGCGCCCGCCTGACAAGCCGGTCCCTGCACGAAACAGGCAAGGATGCCGCCGTCGCGGCGATGATCAATGCCCTTGCCGATCAGGATCTGCAACTTTGCGCTGTCGCGCACAGGGTCGTGCACGGTGGCGATCGCTTCGCCCGACCGCAGCGCGTCACGGACATCGTCAGGGAACAACTGGAAGACTACGTGGCGCTGGCCCCGCTGCACCAGCCAGTCAGCCTCGGCGTCATCGATGCCTTCACACGGCTCGACGACCGTCTTGCGCAGATCGCCTGCTTCGATACGGCGTTTCATGCCGGGCAGCCCGAAGTCGCGACACGCTTCGGCATCGCCCGCCACTGGCATGACGAAGGCGTCCGGCGCTACGGTTTCCATGGCTTGTCCTACGCGTCGATCGCGCGCCGCTTGCCGGATCTGGGCCTGGAGGACGGCCGGGTCGTCGTCTGCCATCTGGGCAGCGGAGCCAGCGCCTGCGCCATCGCCAATGGCCAGAGCGTCGCATCCAGCATGGGGTTTTCCGCGGTGGAAGGGTTGATGATGTCGACCCGCCCCGGATCGCTCGATCCCGAGGTGGTGCTCTACTGGATGGAGCACGAGGGCATGGGAATCCGCGAGGTGCGCCGGGAACTGTACAAGAATTCGGGATTGTACGGAGTGTCCGGGCTGTCCGCGGACATGAGGGAATTGCTGGACAACCCGGCCCCCGAAGCGCGCGAGGCCGTCGAGCTGTTCTGCTACCGCACCGCGCGCGAGGTCGGTTCGCTGGCGGTCGCGATGAAGGGCCTGGATGCTCTGATCTTCACCGCCGGAATCGGGGAGCGCTCCCCGGAGATCCGCGCGCGCATTCTCAAACAACTGTCCTGGCTGGGCTTCGATCTCGACCACCACGCCAACCTCTCGCAGGCGCGTCGCCTGACCACGCTGCCCAGCCCCCGACATGCCTATATGCTCCCCACCGACGAAGAAGGGGAAATGGCACGGGAAGCGGGCGAACTCCTGGGCGCGGACCTCCTCTAG
- the murJ gene encoding murein biosynthesis integral membrane protein MurJ, protein MNLLKVLVSVSGMTMVSRILGFARDAIVARVFGAGMDTDAFFTAFKLPNMLRRIFAEGAFSQAFVPILGEYKHTRSEEETRQFVAMVTGALGAVLFVITALCMLGAPAILWLTAPGFFSNPGKAELTISLLRVTFPYILFISLASLAGSVLNSWNRFSVPAFTPTFLNLSFIVFALGFTRYFHPPVMVLAWATFAGGLIQLVWQFPFLKKIGMLPMPRLCLSNEAVWRVIRQMGPAILGVSVAQVSLVINSNIASFLKQGSVSWMYYADRLMEFPTGVLGVALGTILLPSLSKHAARDSSEAFSALLDWGIRLTLLLAVPATVGLGVLSAPLVKTLFMYGKFNHHDALMTQQALIAYSVGLLGLILVKVLAPGFYARQNIKTPVRIAIVTLIATQVMNLVFVFPLQHAGLALSIGLASCLNAGLLYRTLRKHDIYHPQPGWGRFLGQLVLGVALMAVALIACQWILPIDWSGHALARVAWLSLLIAIGATVYFATLFAAGIRPRHFMRREA, encoded by the coding sequence ATGAATCTTCTCAAGGTTTTGGTCAGTGTCAGCGGCATGACGATGGTATCGCGCATTCTCGGTTTCGCCCGGGACGCCATCGTGGCCAGGGTATTCGGCGCGGGCATGGACACCGACGCGTTTTTCACGGCGTTCAAACTGCCCAACATGCTGCGCCGCATTTTCGCGGAAGGCGCCTTCTCCCAGGCGTTCGTTCCGATTCTCGGCGAATACAAACACACCCGCAGCGAGGAGGAGACCCGTCAGTTCGTCGCCATGGTGACCGGCGCCCTGGGCGCCGTGCTCTTCGTCATCACCGCGCTGTGCATGCTCGGCGCGCCCGCGATCCTCTGGCTCACCGCTCCCGGGTTCTTTTCCAATCCGGGCAAGGCGGAACTGACCATCAGCCTGCTGCGCGTCACCTTCCCCTATATATTGTTCATTTCGCTGGCCTCGCTCGCCGGCAGCGTGCTCAACAGCTGGAACCGCTTCTCCGTGCCGGCCTTCACGCCCACCTTCCTGAATCTGTCGTTCATTGTTTTCGCGCTGGGTTTCACCCGCTATTTCCACCCCCCGGTCATGGTGCTGGCATGGGCGACCTTCGCCGGCGGGTTGATTCAGCTGGTCTGGCAATTCCCGTTCCTCAAAAAGATCGGCATGCTGCCGATGCCCCGCCTCTGTCTGTCCAATGAAGCGGTCTGGCGCGTGATCCGTCAGATGGGTCCGGCCATCCTCGGTGTATCGGTGGCTCAGGTATCGCTGGTGATCAACAGCAACATCGCTTCCTTCCTTAAACAGGGCAGTGTCTCGTGGATGTATTACGCCGACCGGCTGATGGAGTTCCCGACCGGCGTGCTGGGCGTCGCGCTGGGCACCATCCTGTTGCCATCGCTGTCCAAGCATGCGGCGCGCGACTCCTCCGAGGCGTTCAGCGCACTGCTCGACTGGGGAATTCGCCTGACCCTGCTGCTGGCCGTGCCGGCGACGGTGGGACTGGGCGTGCTGTCGGCCCCGCTGGTCAAGACATTGTTCATGTATGGCAAATTCAACCATCACGACGCGCTGATGACGCAACAGGCGCTGATCGCCTACTCCGTTGGCCTGCTCGGACTGATTCTCGTGAAAGTGCTGGCACCGGGCTTTTACGCCCGCCAGAACATCAAGACCCCGGTCCGTATCGCCATCGTCACCCTCATCGCGACTCAGGTCATGAATCTGGTGTTCGTGTTTCCCTTGCAACACGCGGGGCTCGCCCTCTCCATCGGGTTGGCATCCTGCCTGAACGCCGGCCTGCTCTACCGCACCTTGCGCAAACACGATATCTACCATCCGCAACCGGGCTGGGGACGCTTCCTCGGCCAGCTCGTCCTGGGCGTCGCCCTGATGGCGGTGGCGCTGATCGCATGCCAGTGGATACTGCCGATCGACTGGTCCGGCCACGCTCTGGCCCGTGTCGCCTGGCTGAGCCTGCTCATCGCGATCGGCGCCACCGTTTATTTCGCCACGCTGTTCGCGGCAGGCATCCGCCCGCGCCATTTCATGCGCCGTGAAGCCTGA
- the queF gene encoding NADPH-dependent 7-cyano-7-deazaguanine reductase QueF (Catalyzes the NADPH-dependent reduction of 7-cyano-7-deazaguanine (preQ0) to 7-aminomethyl-7-deazaguanine (preQ1) in queuosine biosynthesis) has translation MKNEQKPEFSPLGKKVEYQDQYDPALLFPIPRKGKRDEIGVNEDALPFFGVDIWNGFELSWLNAKGKPQVGIATFRIPADTPNLIESKSFKLYLNSYNQTRVASVETLVSQLTMDLSNAAGRPVEVSVALPRDFSRETIAALDGESIDDLDIEVSDYHPDPSRLNADPARIVEETLTSDLLKSNCLVTGQPDWGSVQIRYRGPKLDREALLRYLIGFRQHNEFHEQCVERIFTDIMRICRPETLTVYARYTRRGGLDINPYRSNHKDREPANIRTARQ, from the coding sequence ATGAAGAATGAACAGAAACCGGAGTTTTCTCCGCTGGGCAAGAAAGTCGAGTATCAGGATCAATACGATCCCGCGCTGCTGTTCCCCATTCCGCGCAAAGGCAAGCGCGATGAAATTGGCGTAAATGAAGATGCCTTGCCTTTTTTCGGTGTCGATATCTGGAACGGTTTCGAACTGTCGTGGCTTAACGCCAAAGGCAAACCCCAGGTGGGCATCGCGACCTTCCGCATTCCGGCCGATACCCCGAACCTGATCGAGTCCAAATCCTTCAAGCTGTATCTGAACAGCTATAACCAGACCCGCGTGGCGTCGGTGGAGACACTGGTCAGCCAGTTGACCATGGATCTGTCCAACGCGGCGGGCCGGCCCGTCGAAGTGAGCGTCGCCCTGCCACGAGACTTCTCCCGCGAAACCATCGCCGCGCTCGATGGCGAGAGCATCGACGACCTGGATATCGAGGTGAGCGACTACCACCCCGATCCGTCAAGACTGAACGCCGATCCGGCCAGGATCGTCGAGGAAACCCTGACCTCCGATCTGCTCAAGTCCAATTGCCTTGTGACCGGACAACCCGACTGGGGCAGCGTGCAAATCCGTTACCGTGGACCGAAACTGGACCGCGAAGCCCTGCTGCGCTACCTGATTGGATTTCGTCAGCATAACGAGTTTCATGAACAGTGCGTAGAACGTATTTTTACGGATATCATGAGAATCTGCCGTCCGGAAACCCTGACGGTTTATGCCCGCTACACCCGGCGTGGTGGACTGGATATCAACCCCTACCGCTCGAATCATAAAGACCGCGAACCGGCCAATATCCGTACCGCCCGCCAGTAA